The Spartinivicinus poritis genome window below encodes:
- a CDS encoding efflux RND transporter periplasmic adaptor subunit, with translation MFKRLAIMVLLLTIIFGGIFGYKVFEKKMVGEYFANFTPPPITVSATKSQAETWQPEIHAIGTLQAVNGVELATEVSGMVQSIHFESGQLIEKGQLLVQIDDEVEQATLKSQQAQLKLAKLNYTRDKQLLTKKAIPQTQFDLSSAELEEAIANMEKTKAIIAQKKIRAPFSGKIGIRLINLGEYINAGASIATLQNIDSLYVDFSLPEQFYPKLYVGQQVRFDIDAYPDKHFIGKVSALNAKVDPNTRNILVRANVDNADHKLIPGMFADLAVLEKASIQVVTVPVTAVTYSLYGDSVFIITEQTNKATDSKPANNSSPNSTTEADKNEAPALVVNRKYIKTGPQQNGNVAVLEGLKAGDQIVTSGQLKLSNGARIVINNDVKI, from the coding sequence ATGTTTAAACGCTTAGCCATAATGGTTTTGTTACTGACCATCATTTTTGGCGGTATTTTCGGTTATAAAGTGTTCGAAAAAAAAATGGTTGGAGAGTACTTTGCTAACTTTACACCGCCACCAATAACCGTATCAGCCACTAAAAGCCAAGCCGAAACCTGGCAACCAGAAATCCATGCAATTGGTACCTTACAAGCGGTCAATGGTGTAGAGCTAGCCACTGAAGTGAGTGGTATGGTGCAATCGATTCATTTTGAATCAGGCCAGCTCATTGAAAAAGGCCAATTACTGGTACAAATTGATGATGAAGTTGAGCAGGCAACCCTTAAAAGCCAGCAAGCCCAACTCAAGCTGGCGAAGCTTAATTACACTCGAGATAAACAGCTACTGACAAAAAAAGCCATTCCACAAACCCAGTTTGACTTAAGCAGTGCTGAACTGGAAGAAGCTATTGCTAACATGGAAAAAACCAAAGCCATTATTGCCCAAAAGAAAATCCGAGCCCCATTCTCTGGCAAAATAGGCATTCGCTTAATCAATTTAGGGGAATATATCAATGCAGGAGCCAGTATTGCGACCCTACAAAATATCGACTCATTATATGTTGACTTTAGTCTACCTGAGCAGTTTTACCCCAAACTCTATGTAGGACAGCAAGTAAGATTTGATATTGATGCATACCCAGATAAGCATTTTATTGGCAAAGTGTCTGCACTAAATGCAAAAGTCGACCCCAATACCCGGAACATTTTAGTCAGAGCCAATGTAGATAACGCTGATCATAAACTGATTCCTGGTATGTTTGCTGACTTAGCTGTTTTAGAAAAAGCATCCATTCAAGTGGTAACTGTGCCTGTCACTGCTGTGACATACAGCTTGTATGGTGATTCTGTGTTTATCATTACAGAGCAAACTAATAAAGCGACAGACAGTAAACCAGCTAACAACTCCAGCCCTAATTCAACGACAGAAGCAGATAAAAATGAGGCACCTGCTTTGGTTGTTAACCGCAAATATATAAAAACCGGGCCTCAACAAAATGGCAACGTAGCGGTATTAGAAGGATTAAAAGCAGGCGATCAAATAGTCACCTCAGGTCAACTTAAATTAAGTAATGGCGCCCGCATTGTTATTAATAATGATGTAAAAATTTAA